In bacterium BMS3Abin08, the following proteins share a genomic window:
- the pyrC gene encoding dihydroorotase, with the protein MLNLLIKNGHIVDPAQGIDGKGDILVENGKIKECRIYGSISKVQDPEFKGRDDLPPEIIDAAGMYVLPGLVDMHVHLREPGYEYKETIKTGTMAAVRGGFTSVCCMPNTNPVNDNETVTDFILRKAFAEGSCYVFPIGAITKGQKGEELAEMGMMYEAGCVAFSDDGRPVMNSLVMRRALEYSRNFNVPVISHAEDLDLAAGGLMNEGVVSLKLGLTGIPAEAEVTMIKRDIELAALTGGRLHIAHVSTAGGVEAVSCAKERGLNVTAETCPHYFTLTEDAVNGYNTDAKVNPPLRTARDIEAIKGGLSDGTIDVIATDHAPHHRDEKLCEFDRAAFGISGLETALALSLRLVEDGTLVLREMVKKMSLNPANILSIDKGTLKKGADADIIIVDPKREFKVKPEEFLSLGRNTPFDGWLLTGSVLMAFAKDKWYRWESQ; encoded by the coding sequence ATGTTGAACCTGCTGATTAAAAACGGACATATAGTCGACCCGGCACAGGGGATCGATGGGAAGGGCGATATACTGGTTGAGAATGGGAAGATAAAGGAATGCAGGATTTATGGTTCAATATCCAAGGTTCAGGATCCGGAGTTCAAGGGCCGTGACGACCTCCCACCTGAGATTATCGATGCCGCAGGTATGTACGTGCTTCCGGGTTTGGTCGACATGCATGTTCATCTCCGTGAGCCGGGGTATGAATATAAGGAGACGATAAAGACCGGTACGATGGCGGCGGTCAGGGGAGGTTTTACATCCGTCTGCTGCATGCCGAACACAAACCCGGTAAATGACAACGAGACCGTCACCGATTTTATTCTCAGAAAGGCCTTTGCAGAGGGCTCATGTTACGTTTTCCCCATTGGGGCTATAACAAAGGGCCAGAAGGGCGAAGAACTTGCAGAGATGGGGATGATGTACGAGGCAGGGTGTGTTGCCTTTTCAGATGACGGACGTCCCGTTATGAACAGCCTCGTTATGAGAAGGGCGCTTGAGTACTCGAGGAATTTTAATGTTCCGGTCATTTCCCATGCCGAGGATTTGGATCTCGCTGCAGGGGGCTTGATGAATGAAGGGGTAGTCTCTCTGAAGCTCGGTCTGACGGGAATCCCAGCCGAAGCAGAGGTAACAATGATAAAGAGGGATATTGAACTTGCCGCCCTGACAGGTGGAAGACTTCATATTGCCCATGTCTCTACCGCCGGCGGCGTCGAGGCCGTGAGCTGTGCAAAGGAGCGTGGTCTGAATGTAACTGCCGAGACCTGTCCCCACTACTTTACTCTTACGGAGGATGCGGTTAACGGATACAACACCGATGCAAAGGTGAATCCCCCCCTGAGGACGGCAAGGGACATAGAGGCGATCAAAGGGGGTCTCTCCGATGGAACGATTGATGTTATTGCCACAGATCACGCACCCCATCACAGGGATGAAAAGCTCTGTGAGTTCGACCGTGCAGCGTTCGGTATTTCAGGGCTTGAGACAGCGCTGGCGCTGAGTCTGCGGCTCGTGGAAGACGGCACACTTGTGCTCAGGGAGATGGTGAAAAAAATGTCACTGAATCCTGCAAACATACTTTCCATTGATAAGGGTACGCTTAAAAAGGGCGCTGATGCCGATATTATCATTGTGGATCCGAAAAGAGAATTCAAGGTGAAACCGGAGGAGTTTTTGTCCCTCGGTAGAAATACCCCGTTTGATGGATGGTTATTAACCGGATCTGTTTTAATGGCTTTTGCAAAAGACAAATGGTATCGATGGGAGAGTCAATGA
- the carA gene encoding carbamoyl-phosphate synthase small chain has protein sequence MKEALLVLSDGMVFEGESFGAEGETIGEVVFNTSMTGYQEILTDPSYRGQIVTMTYTQMGNYGVNEEDTESGGGPKVEGFVVKEFFDYPSNWRSAGSLGDYLGRHGVVGIQGIDTRALTRHIRNYGARMGIISTEELNPEALYAKVKSHPGIGGVDLVRHVTTGKEYKWTERPWRPGPGSRIQDSGLRVVVYDFGVKFSILRSLAGAGFDITVVPADTPAEAVLDMNPDGVLLSNGPGDPEAVTYGIENTKKLLGKKPLFGICLGHQILGLALGGRTYKLKFGHHGGNHPVMYLDSGEVEITAQNHNYCVDVESLKGRIRLTHRNLYDGTEEGMEHVELPAFSVQYHPEAGPGPNDARHIFNRFREMLEKD, from the coding sequence ATGAAAGAGGCGTTGCTTGTGCTGTCGGACGGGATGGTCTTTGAAGGCGAGTCCTTCGGTGCCGAAGGTGAGACCATTGGTGAGGTGGTCTTTAATACCTCAATGACCGGTTACCAGGAGATACTCACCGACCCCTCATACAGGGGACAGATCGTTACCATGACATACACACAGATGGGGAACTACGGCGTGAATGAAGAGGATACCGAGTCAGGAGGAGGGCCTAAGGTTGAGGGGTTCGTTGTAAAGGAGTTCTTTGACTACCCGAGCAACTGGCGTTCGGCTGGATCACTGGGGGATTATCTCGGGAGGCATGGCGTGGTGGGCATCCAGGGCATTGACACGAGGGCGCTTACAAGACATATCAGGAACTATGGCGCCCGGATGGGGATAATATCCACAGAGGAACTTAACCCCGAGGCCCTCTACGCGAAGGTAAAATCCCATCCCGGCATTGGAGGGGTTGACCTCGTCAGGCATGTAACCACCGGGAAGGAGTACAAATGGACGGAGAGGCCTTGGCGGCCGGGTCCGGGATCCAGGATTCAGGATTCAGGATTGCGCGTGGTGGTTTATGATTTCGGGGTGAAGTTCAGCATCCTTCGCAGTCTTGCCGGGGCGGGATTTGATATAACGGTAGTGCCGGCTGACACCCCTGCCGAGGCGGTGCTTGATATGAATCCCGACGGGGTGCTGCTGAGCAACGGTCCGGGAGACCCTGAAGCTGTTACGTATGGGATTGAAAACACGAAAAAACTGCTCGGAAAGAAGCCGCTTTTCGGCATATGCCTCGGTCATCAGATACTCGGACTTGCCCTTGGCGGGAGGACCTACAAACTGAAGTTTGGACACCACGGCGGCAATCACCCCGTAATGTATCTCGATAGCGGTGAGGTGGAAATTACAGCACAGAACCATAACTACTGTGTGGATGTCGAGAGTCTCAAGGGACGGATAAGGCTGACGCACAGAAACCTCTATGACGGGACGGAAGAGGGGATGGAGCATGTTGAACTGCCTGCCTTTTCCGTCCAGTATCATCCCGAGGCAGGTCCCGGGCCGAATGATGCGAGGCATATATTCAACAGGTTCAGGGAGATGTTGGAGAAGGACTAA
- the pyrB gene encoding aspartate carbamoyltransferase: METRHLLSINDLSEGDINLILDTAEGFRGVLERDIKKVPALRGKTVVNLFYEPSTRTRTSFELAAKRLSTDVINFSVSTSSVVKGESLIDTAMTIQALGADFVVVRHSCSGASHLLARHLEASIINAGDGVNEHPTQALLDAFTVREKKGVLNGLRVAIVGDILHSRVAKSNILCLRKLGAGVRLIGPPTLVPRRFREEGVEIFYTMEDGLRDVDVVMMLRIQLERQDRGFFPTVDEYFRFWGLTPERFSLAKDDAIVMHPGPMNRGVEIDSSVADSPRSVIMDQVTNGIAVRMAVLYLLGGGRA, encoded by the coding sequence ATGGAAACAAGGCATCTTCTGAGCATTAATGATCTCTCTGAGGGTGATATTAATTTAATACTCGATACCGCCGAGGGGTTCAGGGGTGTCCTTGAAAGGGATATCAAGAAGGTTCCGGCCCTGAGGGGCAAGACCGTTGTGAATCTATTCTATGAGCCCTCTACCAGGACACGGACCTCCTTTGAACTGGCTGCGAAGAGGCTGAGCACCGATGTAATAAACTTCTCCGTATCCACGAGTTCCGTGGTCAAGGGAGAAAGCCTTATAGACACGGCGATGACGATTCAGGCCCTGGGTGCTGATTTCGTGGTTGTCCGGCACTCATGCTCGGGCGCATCACACCTTCTTGCAAGACATCTGGAGGCCTCAATAATCAATGCCGGAGACGGTGTAAATGAGCATCCCACTCAGGCACTCCTCGATGCCTTTACAGTCAGGGAGAAGAAGGGAGTTCTGAACGGGCTCAGGGTGGCTATCGTGGGAGACATACTCCATAGCAGGGTTGCAAAATCAAACATCCTTTGCCTTAGAAAACTCGGTGCAGGGGTCAGACTCATCGGGCCTCCCACACTTGTGCCCCGGCGTTTCAGGGAAGAGGGAGTGGAGATATTCTACACAATGGAAGACGGATTAAGGGATGTGGATGTGGTGATGATGCTGAGAATTCAGCTTGAGAGGCAGGACCGGGGCTTTTTCCCCACGGTAGATGAATACTTCCGTTTCTGGGGGCTTACACCCGAGAGGTTCTCACTTGCAAAGGATGACGCGATAGTTATGCATCCCGGCCCCATGAACAGGGGGGTGGAGATAGATTCCTCAGTGGCGGATTCACCGAGGTCGGTGATCATGGATCAGGTAACAAACGGAATTGCCGTAAGGATGGCGGTCCTTTATCTGCTCGGAGGAGGCAGGGCATAG
- the pyrR gene encoding bifunctional protein PyrR → MKKEILDAKDIDRVLSRMAHEIIEKNRDPDNVCLVGIQRGGVYLAKRLARRIEGFEGVSIPVGALDISLYRDDINIRKDHPVVRKTDIEFELTGWTVILVDDVLFTGRSIRAALDALMDMGRPARVQLAVLVDRGHRELPIRPDFVGKNVPTSLNESIDVDLEEESGTDRVVLVGTEK, encoded by the coding sequence ATGAAAAAGGAGATCTTAGATGCCAAGGACATAGACCGCGTCCTCTCAAGGATGGCCCATGAGATCATTGAGAAGAACAGGGATCCGGATAATGTGTGCCTTGTAGGGATTCAACGGGGAGGGGTTTATCTGGCTAAAAGGCTCGCGCGCAGGATAGAGGGGTTTGAAGGGGTGAGCATCCCGGTAGGCGCGCTGGATATCTCCCTTTACAGGGATGATATTAACATAAGAAAGGACCACCCCGTTGTGAGAAAGACGGATATCGAGTTTGAACTGACGGGATGGACGGTGATTCTTGTCGACGACGTCCTTTTTACCGGCCGTTCCATCAGGGCGGCCCTTGATGCCCTGATGGATATGGGGAGGCCGGCGCGGGTTCAGCTCGCTGTCCTTGTTGACAGGGGGCACAGGGAGCTGCCCATAAGGCCTGATTTTGTAGGGAAAAACGTCCCCACCTCTTTAAACGAGAGTATAGATGTGGATCTTGAAGAGGAGAGCGGGACCGACAGGGTGGTTCTTGTGGGGACGGAAAAATGA